Genomic window (Pseudomonas sp. L5B5):
GCGCAGCAGGTGCTGGAGGATCGGATAGACGTTGTGCAGCGCTTGCAGTTCCCGGGTGCTGGCCGGGCGGCGTGAACGCCTGCCGATGGACATGACCAGGGTGGTCCGGGCATCGGCAGGTACCAGCACGTCGATCTCGTCGGCCAGGTCCAGCTCCTGGTAGTAATGGCGGTAGTAGTCGGTGCCGTGCAGCTGGCAGGTGCGCGGGTTGATGCGCAGGATGCCGCTGGTGCGGCCATCGACGATGGAGCAGGACACCGGGTCCAGGCGATAGATGTCGTCCAGGTAGCGGGCGATGTAGCGCTCGTGATGCTGCGCGGGGTAGTCCTCGTAGAGGATCTGCGGGCGACAGCCCGGGCGATAGGATTTGATGACCACATTGTCGTGGGCCAGCAAGGATTGCAGCGAGTGCGACAGCAGGTCCGGGAACCCCGGGTGGGTGCTGTTCTCCAGCAACCTGGCGAGCATCTGGTGCCAATCGGCGACCTCCCACTTTGCCAGCAGCCTGGTCAGTTGCATGCGCGTCCCCTCGTTCGAGTGTCGGGTGCTTGTGTCAGCATTGGGCAGCAAATGCGGTGCCACCTTGGGGTTGGCCAGGGTGTTCGTGTGGTCGTGCTTGCCGAGCTTGCAGCGGCTGACAGCCTGCGATCGGACAGATGGCAATCAGATATTTCGTACGTTTCTTGTAAGAAAATTCCGAGAAGAGTACAAATGTACTCCATGACGAATTTATCTCCCCGGCGCAGTGCCATCCTGACCTTTATCCGCGAACGCATCGCCGATCACGGCCAGCCCCCAAGCCTCGCTGAAATCAGCCAGGCCTTCGGTTTCGCCTCGCGCAGCGTGGCGCGCAAGCACGTGCTGGCCCTGACCGAGGCCGGGTTCATCGAGGTCAACCCGCATCAGGCCCGGGGCATTCGCCTGCTCAACCAGCCGCGGCGTCCCGAGTTGCTGGAGATCCCGGTGCTGGGGCGGGTGGCTGCCGGTGCGCCGATCGGTGTCGATGCCGAGGTACACGGCCAGTTGCTGCTGGACCCGGGGATGTTCAGCCGTACCCCGGACTACCTGTTGCGGGTCCAGGGCGATTCGATGATCGACGACGGCATCCTCGACGGTGACCTGGTGGCGGTACGCCGCAGCAGCGATGTGCGCAATGGCCAGACCGTGATCGCCCGGCTGGACGGCGAGGTGACCATCAAGCGTTTCGAGCGCAAGGGCCAGGGCATCCGCCTGCTGCCGCGCAACCCGGCCTACCAGCCGATCGAGGTCACGGCCGATCACGAACTGTTCATCGAAGGCGTGTTCTGCGGCCTGGTGAGGCAAGGCTGATGGGCGCCGTGGTTGCACTGGACTCGCTGTTCAATGCCGGCCGGGTGTGGAAGGGCCGCCCGGCTGCCGTGCCTGTCAGTACGCATGCCACCGGCCATGGGGCCCTGGATGCAGTGCTGCCCAGCGGCGGCTGGCCGCAGGCGGCGTTGACCGAAATTCTCGTGGCGGCCCAGGGCCTGGGCGAGTTGC
Coding sequences:
- a CDS encoding helix-turn-helix transcriptional regulator; translation: MQLTRLLAKWEVADWHQMLARLLENSTHPGFPDLLSHSLQSLLAHDNVVIKSYRPGCRPQILYEDYPAQHHERYIARYLDDIYRLDPVSCSIVDGRTSGILRINPRTCQLHGTDYYRHYYQELDLADEIDVLVPADARTTLVMSIGRRSRRPASTRELQALHNVYPILQHLLRSFSEQHPGQAGPAISPLEAALATFAEDLLTPRERQVVRLMLQGNPGKLIARHLGISHGTVKVHRRNIYARLSVSSQMQLCDLFLKQASRPLAPP
- the lexA gene encoding transcriptional repressor LexA, which encodes MYSMTNLSPRRSAILTFIRERIADHGQPPSLAEISQAFGFASRSVARKHVLALTEAGFIEVNPHQARGIRLLNQPRRPELLEIPVLGRVAAGAPIGVDAEVHGQLLLDPGMFSRTPDYLLRVQGDSMIDDGILDGDLVAVRRSSDVRNGQTVIARLDGEVTIKRFERKGQGIRLLPRNPAYQPIEVTADHELFIEGVFCGLVRQG